A region from the Inhella inkyongensis genome encodes:
- a CDS encoding polysaccharide deacetylase family protein: protein MRPHIRCLAVFFHLALGALGLVSPAQSQVLAFSFDDGPHLSATPRLSPAERNQALLRALAQHDVTAALFVTCGNGADRPEGLELVRAWSAAGHAIGNHTMSHPDLHAKRVSLAQYQQEILDCQRILAPLPGVQPWFRFTYLREGNTPEKRDGMRAFLKEQGLRNAYVTLDSSDWRLNELLERRLASEPQADLAPIKAAYLAHLSQRAQAYRALALELEGREVKQMLLLHHNLINALWLGDVIAQFKAQGWRIESPQQVFDDPIYARQPERAAPGQSLLLSIARSQGRGRLPGWERLVDDGEFEIEQLKAQGIQ, encoded by the coding sequence ATGCGTCCGCACATTCGTTGTCTTGCTGTCTTTTTCCATCTCGCGCTGGGGGCCCTCGGGCTGGTCAGCCCCGCCCAATCTCAAGTCCTGGCGTTCAGCTTTGACGATGGGCCGCATTTGAGCGCCACGCCACGGCTCAGCCCTGCCGAACGCAATCAGGCCTTGCTGCGCGCGCTGGCGCAGCACGATGTGACGGCGGCCCTGTTCGTGACCTGCGGCAACGGCGCCGATCGGCCCGAAGGCCTGGAACTGGTGCGAGCGTGGAGTGCAGCCGGCCATGCCATCGGCAACCACACCATGAGCCACCCGGACCTGCATGCCAAGCGCGTCAGTCTGGCGCAGTACCAACAAGAAATCCTGGACTGTCAGCGCATCCTGGCGCCGCTGCCCGGCGTCCAGCCCTGGTTTCGCTTCACCTATCTGCGCGAGGGCAACACCCCCGAGAAGCGCGACGGCATGCGCGCGTTTCTGAAGGAGCAAGGCCTGCGCAATGCCTATGTGACGCTGGACAGCAGCGACTGGCGGCTCAATGAGTTGCTGGAGCGTCGCTTGGCCAGCGAGCCTCAGGCCGATCTGGCGCCCATCAAGGCCGCCTACCTCGCACACCTGAGCCAGCGGGCCCAGGCCTACCGTGCGCTCGCGCTGGAGCTCGAGGGCCGTGAGGTCAAGCAGATGCTGCTGCTGCATCACAACCTGATCAACGCTCTTTGGTTGGGTGATGTCATCGCGCAGTTCAAGGCGCAGGGCTGGCGCATTGAAAGCCCCCAGCAGGTCTTTGACGATCCCATTTATGCACGCCAGCCCGAGCGCGCCGCGCCAGGGCAGAGTCTGCTGCTGTCCATTGCTCGCAGCCAGGGTCGGGGGCGCCTTCCGGGATGGGAGCGCTTGGTGGACGACGGCGAATTTGAGATCGAGCAATTGAAGGCACAGGGCATTCAGTAG
- a CDS encoding cupin domain-containing protein, protein MPRIQAIGETDGQPPTLDQPRADRRVQGAPWRKTWVQHEAGPMSAGLWECEVGRWRIAFGPTKQEYFHVLQGQVRLHGADGTVQDIGPGQAAVIPPGFEGEFEVREPVRKHFVLVELAPLT, encoded by the coding sequence ATGCCCCGCATCCAAGCCATTGGGGAGACGGACGGGCAGCCGCCTACGCTGGACCAGCCGCGGGCCGATCGCCGTGTGCAAGGAGCGCCCTGGCGCAAGACCTGGGTGCAGCATGAGGCAGGCCCCATGAGCGCCGGCCTGTGGGAGTGCGAAGTGGGGCGCTGGCGAATCGCCTTTGGCCCCACCAAGCAGGAGTACTTCCATGTGTTGCAGGGTCAGGTGCGACTGCACGGTGCCGATGGCACGGTCCAGGACATCGGTCCTGGCCAGGCCGCCGTGATTCCTCCTGGCTTCGAGGGCGAGTTTGAAGTGCGGGAGCCGGTGCGCAAGCACTTCGTGCTGGTGGAGCTCGCGCCCCTCACTTGA
- a CDS encoding DUF3297 family protein codes for MSDTRPALPDRLSVDPQSPHHDAAVCEQEIGIRFNDKERNDVEEYCISEGWVKVPVGRKVDRKGRPLTIKLKGKVEAYYR; via the coding sequence ATGTCCGACACCCGCCCCGCCCTGCCCGACCGCCTCTCCGTCGACCCGCAAAGCCCGCACCATGACGCCGCGGTGTGCGAGCAAGAAATCGGCATCCGCTTCAACGACAAGGAGCGCAACGATGTCGAGGAGTACTGCATCAGCGAGGGCTGGGTGAAGGTGCCCGTGGGCCGCAAGGTGGACCGCAAGGGTCGCCCGCTGACGATCAAGCTCAAGGGCAAGGTCGAGGCCTACTACCGCTGA
- a CDS encoding aspartate/glutamate racemase family protein, protein MASSKTIGIVACSSEGAALCYRTLCLEAADRMGPHAHPEVVLHGHSLGRYVAALDAGDWQAVAAMMLDSAQKLAKAGARFLICPDNTIHQALPWVLPKSPLPWISIADAVTRAAHQRGLRRLALLGTRWLVDSEVYPQALTVRGIACVRPSDAERDSVSRYIMDEMVCGQFSDAARLHCLQVIERLQREEGCDGVVLGCTELPLLLSDAQVPLPVLDSTRLLARAALARALD, encoded by the coding sequence ATGGCCAGCTCCAAGACCATCGGCATCGTGGCCTGTTCCTCAGAAGGCGCGGCGCTTTGCTACCGCACGTTATGCCTGGAGGCGGCCGATCGCATGGGGCCACATGCCCACCCCGAGGTGGTGCTGCACGGCCACTCGCTGGGGCGCTATGTGGCGGCGCTGGATGCGGGCGATTGGCAGGCCGTGGCGGCCATGATGCTGGACTCGGCCCAGAAGCTGGCCAAGGCCGGGGCGCGCTTTCTGATCTGCCCTGACAACACCATCCACCAAGCCCTGCCCTGGGTGCTGCCCAAGAGCCCGCTGCCCTGGATCTCGATCGCCGATGCCGTGACGCGCGCTGCGCACCAACGCGGACTGCGCCGCCTGGCCCTGCTGGGCACGCGCTGGCTGGTGGACAGCGAGGTCTACCCGCAGGCGCTGACGGTGCGTGGCATCGCCTGCGTGCGCCCCAGCGATGCCGAGCGCGACTCGGTGTCGCGTTACATCATGGACGAGATGGTCTGCGGCCAGTTCAGCGATGCGGCCCGGCTCCATTGCCTGCAGGTCATCGAGCGCCTGCAGCGCGAGGAGGGCTGCGACGGCGTGGTGCTGGGCTGCACCGAACTGCCGCTATTGCTCAGCGATGCCCAGGTGCCGCTGCCGGTGCTGGACTCGACCCGCCTGCTGGCGCGTGCTGCGCTGGCTCGGGCGCTGGACTGA
- a CDS encoding acyl-CoA thioester hydrolase/BAAT C-terminal domain-containing protein, translating to MTLSATRLLSLAALACLTGPVLAQRIITNTEQPVLAGDPIHLALSDLQPGQQVVLKASRVVRAFNTGQVRRFESQARFEADGQGRVDLAQRAPLPKSSYTGADVRGLLWSMTAQPGAVEQPEFNRIQFQLSDAEGRPLAQANLSLRNALPDLPQRKAEPFPGALFVTPAGATRRPTLILLGGSEGGSLITRSAADWASRGYAVLALPYYSPSIWSPTGMKPPEIPELPSAFVDIPVDRLEAARAWLAQQPEADVERIGLMGTSKGAEFALIAGSKMPWIKAIAAIVPTDVVWEGWGPGIEPGQRASFSWQGKPLDFVPYQGFQQEFAGAASGQPIRIRRPHDQGRAAATPEQIERARIPVERIRAPLFLLGGGDDQLWASGAMAEAIAARRARVPGLKTVLITHPEAGHYLGGTGTGPTTHYNEGPMKSGGQPAATAQAQAQGFAALLAFWRETL from the coding sequence ATGACCCTCTCCGCGACTCGCCTTCTGAGTCTGGCCGCCTTGGCCTGCCTTACGGGGCCAGTGCTGGCTCAGCGCATCATCACCAACACCGAGCAACCCGTGCTGGCTGGCGACCCCATCCACCTGGCGCTGAGCGATCTGCAGCCCGGCCAGCAGGTGGTGCTCAAGGCCAGCCGGGTGGTGCGCGCCTTCAACACCGGCCAAGTCCGGCGCTTTGAATCCCAGGCCCGCTTTGAGGCCGATGGCCAGGGTCGCGTCGACCTGGCCCAACGCGCACCGTTGCCTAAGAGCAGTTACACCGGGGCCGATGTGCGCGGCCTGTTGTGGTCCATGACGGCGCAGCCTGGCGCGGTCGAGCAGCCCGAGTTCAACCGCATCCAGTTCCAACTCAGTGACGCCGAAGGGCGGCCGCTGGCCCAGGCGAACTTGAGCCTGCGCAATGCCCTGCCCGACCTGCCCCAGCGCAAGGCCGAGCCCTTTCCGGGGGCCCTGTTCGTCACGCCGGCGGGCGCCACTCGACGGCCCACCCTGATCCTGCTCGGCGGCAGCGAGGGCGGCAGCTTGATCACCCGCAGCGCCGCCGACTGGGCCTCGCGCGGCTACGCGGTACTGGCCCTGCCCTACTACTCCCCGTCGATCTGGAGCCCCACGGGCATGAAGCCGCCGGAAATTCCGGAGCTGCCGTCGGCCTTCGTGGACATTCCCGTGGACCGGCTGGAGGCCGCCCGCGCCTGGCTGGCCCAGCAGCCCGAGGCCGATGTCGAGCGCATCGGCCTGATGGGTACCAGCAAGGGTGCCGAGTTCGCGCTGATTGCCGGCAGCAAGATGCCGTGGATCAAGGCCATCGCGGCCATCGTGCCTACCGATGTCGTTTGGGAGGGCTGGGGCCCCGGCATCGAGCCGGGTCAGCGCGCCAGCTTCTCCTGGCAGGGCAAGCCCCTGGACTTCGTGCCCTATCAAGGCTTCCAGCAGGAATTTGCCGGGGCCGCCAGCGGGCAGCCGATCCGCATTCGCCGCCCGCATGACCAGGGGCGGGCGGCGGCCACCCCCGAGCAGATCGAGCGCGCGCGCATTCCGGTCGAGCGCATCCGGGCGCCATTGTTCTTGCTTGGCGGCGGGGACGACCAGCTCTGGGCCAGTGGGGCCATGGCGGAGGCCATCGCCGCCCGTCGCGCCCGGGTGCCGGGTCTGAAGACCGTGCTCATCACCCACCCCGAGGCCGGCCACTATCTGGGCGGCACCGGCACGGGCCCGACCACCCACTACAACGAGGGCCCGATGAAGAGCGGGGGCCAGCCGGCCGCCACCGCGCAGGCCCAGGCGCAGGGATTCGCCGCCCTGCTGGCCTTCTGGCGCGAGACGCTCTGA
- a CDS encoding esterase/lipase family protein — protein sequence MARARAFVRLPLLLQDLPGLGRLLTEATLGLTDVVEAMHARIASVPLQRADATARTRGLTRQVYRAVRGSTAGVGRSVDLLLRQLPTRAPAESPPQREAWLAALNGVLGDHLQRSANPLALPMRLRMDGQALSLDREALATRVQGDTLLLLAHGLCMNDLQWQQGEQNHGRQLAQALGVPPLYLHYNTGLPIAANGRELATLLGQLVSRWPVPLRRIVLLGHSMGGLVLRSALHQAQGAAWTKQVSHLLCLGSPHLGAPLERAGRGVDLLLGAAPYAAPLARLGRLRSAGISDLRHGRLLDHSPVDRAPRAALPLPDGVACHALAGTLGSLTAAKSRLLGDGLVPLNSALGRHRDPALCLNFPAAHQHVFDGLGHIELLGSPAVGQQLVDILTR from the coding sequence ATGGCCCGTGCCCGTGCCTTTGTCCGTTTGCCGCTGCTGCTGCAGGATCTGCCCGGCCTGGGCCGCCTGCTGACCGAGGCCACCCTGGGCCTGACCGATGTGGTCGAGGCCATGCATGCCCGCATCGCCTCCGTCCCCTTGCAGCGTGCCGACGCCACGGCGCGCACCCGTGGACTAACGCGGCAGGTCTACCGTGCCGTGCGCGGTAGCACCGCCGGTGTGGGCCGCAGCGTGGACCTGTTGCTACGCCAGCTGCCCACGCGCGCGCCCGCTGAATCGCCGCCGCAGCGCGAGGCCTGGCTGGCGGCACTGAATGGGGTGCTGGGGGACCATCTGCAGCGCAGCGCCAACCCCTTGGCCCTGCCCATGCGCTTGCGGATGGACGGGCAGGCTCTCAGCCTGGACCGTGAAGCCCTGGCGACCCGCGTGCAAGGTGACACCCTGTTGCTGCTGGCCCATGGCCTGTGCATGAACGATCTGCAGTGGCAGCAAGGGGAACAGAACCACGGCCGGCAACTGGCCCAGGCCTTGGGCGTGCCGCCGCTTTATCTGCACTACAACACCGGTCTGCCCATCGCGGCCAATGGGCGCGAACTGGCCACCTTGCTGGGGCAGCTGGTTTCGCGATGGCCGGTGCCGCTGCGGCGCATCGTGCTGCTCGGGCACAGCATGGGCGGCCTGGTGCTGCGCAGTGCCTTGCATCAGGCCCAAGGCGCGGCTTGGACGAAGCAAGTCAGCCATCTGCTCTGCCTGGGTAGCCCGCATCTGGGAGCGCCGCTGGAGCGCGCCGGCCGCGGCGTGGACCTGTTGCTGGGCGCCGCGCCCTATGCCGCGCCCCTGGCCCGCCTGGGCCGGCTGCGCAGCGCCGGCATCTCTGATCTGCGCCACGGCCGCCTGCTGGACCACAGCCCGGTGGACCGTGCCCCGCGCGCGGCCCTGCCGCTGCCAGATGGCGTGGCCTGCCATGCGCTGGCCGGCACCCTGGGGTCGCTGACGGCCGCCAAGAGCCGGCTGCTGGGCGACGGCCTGGTGCCGCTGAACAGCGCGCTGGGCCGGCACCGCGACCCCGCGCTCTGCCTGAACTTCCCGGCGGCCCACCAGCATGTGTTCGATGGCCTGGGGCACATCGAGCTGCTGGGCAGCCCGGCCGTAGGGCAACAGCTGGTGGACATCCTGACGCGCTAG
- a CDS encoding universal stress protein, with amino-acid sequence MSIRKVVVHFADGGAASRHALTVAAALARRHAALLSVHAVAPAPSEGAYLNPETAALAAQVQEELLRALKDQASAAVQELAPGLELELVVRAQNPAQHFAQAGRVADLLVLGQVEPGVGLGLEAQGHILVQSACPVLVVPHIGAPPTLGESPVLAWSGSRESARALQASLPWLPWVKKLELLTLSNELPSGWNDALALLRRHGAPVEPCHLKPSTPPSLGERLARAWSPDASTAETLLSHVADSGADLIVCGAYGHPRAWELVLGGVTRELLHSMTVPVLFSH; translated from the coding sequence ATGAGCATTCGAAAGGTCGTCGTCCACTTTGCCGATGGGGGCGCAGCCAGCCGGCATGCGCTGACCGTGGCGGCGGCCCTGGCCCGCCGCCATGCGGCCTTGCTCAGCGTGCACGCGGTGGCGCCCGCGCCGTCGGAAGGGGCCTATCTGAACCCCGAGACCGCGGCCCTGGCGGCCCAGGTCCAAGAGGAGTTGTTGCGCGCACTGAAGGATCAGGCCAGTGCGGCCGTGCAGGAGCTGGCACCGGGGCTGGAGCTGGAGTTGGTGGTGCGAGCGCAGAACCCCGCCCAACATTTCGCGCAGGCCGGTCGTGTGGCGGACCTGCTGGTGCTGGGCCAGGTGGAGCCCGGCGTTGGCTTGGGGCTGGAGGCGCAAGGGCACATCCTGGTGCAGTCGGCCTGTCCCGTGCTGGTGGTGCCGCATATCGGTGCGCCGCCCACCTTGGGGGAGTCGCCGGTGCTCGCGTGGTCGGGCAGCCGAGAGTCGGCCCGGGCCCTGCAGGCGTCGCTGCCCTGGCTGCCCTGGGTCAAAAAGTTGGAACTGTTGACGCTCTCCAACGAACTGCCGTCCGGCTGGAACGATGCACTGGCCTTGCTGCGTCGCCACGGGGCGCCGGTCGAGCCCTGCCATCTCAAACCCAGCACGCCTCCCAGTCTGGGCGAACGTCTGGCGCGCGCCTGGAGCCCCGATGCCAGCACCGCCGAGACCTTGCTCTCGCATGTGGCGGACAGCGGCGCCGACCTGATCGTCTGCGGCGCCTACGGCCATCCCCGGGCTTGGGAGCTGGTGCTGGGTGGGGTGACACGCGAGCTGTTGCACAGCATGACAGTGCCGGTGCTGTTCAGCCATTGA
- a CDS encoding M48 family metallopeptidase: protein MLGLHLASPAWAADLSAGSESDRRASSLIAPVDDAWRAALPRDAKLATQAYLDRLPAAAVQRANAYEEGGYWLQLGEFALGLGIAALMLSGRRSARVRDWAQRLGRRAWARDALFGGVYGLSAAALALPLTFYRGYVREHAYGMANQSALDWWAEQLINLGIEALGAMLAVAVLYAVFRRAGSRWWLWGTAASSALLALMLLVHPVLIAPLFNDYKPLEPSPLREALLALAQSNGVPSDEIYWFDASRQTQRISANVSGLGATAAVRLNDNLLKRTSVPEIRGVMAHEIGHYVLNHGPKMLLQFALLILFGLLFCQWAMQRLFARWGARWGTQAVDDVASLPLLAAVFSVFMLAATPVFNTIIRTQEIEADRFGLNLARDPHGFAEAILKLSDYRKPDPGALEEFVFFHHPSARHRIHDAMRWRQAMGTP from the coding sequence TTGCTAGGCCTACATCTGGCCAGTCCGGCATGGGCTGCGGACCTGTCTGCGGGCTCCGAGAGCGACAGGCGTGCTTCGAGCCTCATCGCACCCGTCGACGACGCGTGGCGTGCCGCCCTGCCGCGCGACGCCAAACTGGCCACCCAGGCTTATCTGGATCGTCTGCCTGCCGCCGCTGTGCAGCGCGCCAATGCCTATGAAGAAGGCGGCTACTGGCTGCAGCTGGGAGAGTTTGCGCTGGGCCTTGGCATTGCCGCGTTGATGCTGAGCGGCCGCCGTTCGGCGCGCGTGCGCGACTGGGCGCAAAGGCTTGGGCGACGCGCCTGGGCACGAGATGCGCTCTTTGGCGGCGTCTATGGCTTGAGTGCTGCAGCCTTGGCCCTGCCGCTGACCTTCTACCGCGGCTATGTGCGCGAGCACGCCTATGGCATGGCCAACCAGAGCGCACTGGATTGGTGGGCCGAGCAATTGATCAATCTGGGCATCGAGGCCCTGGGTGCCATGCTGGCGGTTGCGGTGCTGTACGCGGTCTTCCGTCGTGCCGGCAGCCGCTGGTGGCTGTGGGGCACCGCGGCCAGCAGTGCCTTGCTGGCCCTGATGCTGCTGGTGCACCCGGTTTTGATCGCACCGCTCTTCAACGACTACAAGCCGTTGGAACCCAGCCCCTTGCGCGAGGCTTTGCTGGCGCTGGCGCAATCCAACGGCGTGCCCAGCGACGAGATCTACTGGTTCGATGCCTCGCGCCAGACCCAGCGCATCAGCGCCAATGTCAGCGGGTTGGGTGCCACGGCGGCGGTGCGGCTCAACGACAACTTGCTCAAGCGCACCTCGGTGCCCGAGATTCGCGGTGTGATGGCGCACGAGATCGGCCACTATGTGCTCAACCATGGGCCCAAGATGCTGCTGCAGTTCGCGCTGCTGATTCTGTTTGGCCTGCTGTTCTGCCAATGGGCGATGCAGCGCCTGTTCGCGCGCTGGGGCGCCCGCTGGGGCACCCAGGCCGTGGACGATGTGGCCAGCCTGCCGCTGCTGGCGGCGGTGTTCTCGGTCTTCATGCTGGCGGCCACGCCGGTGTTCAACACCATCATCCGCACCCAGGAGATCGAGGCCGACCGCTTCGGCCTGAACCTGGCACGTGACCCGCATGGCTTTGCCGAGGCCATCCTCAAGCTGAGCGACTACCGCAAGCCCGATCCCGGCGCGCTGGAGGAGTTCGTGTTCTTCCACCACCCCAGCGCCCGCCACCGCATCCACGACGCCATGCGCTGGCGTCAGGCCATGGGCACGCCCTGA
- a CDS encoding substrate-binding periplasmic protein, translating into MRRKLKPRVGWISLCWVLLSWAPLAQACGPFSLAFYEFGLLYYLDEQGQERGIDLDVVNALRERSGCRIDTRLDSRPRIWSQLANGQLDLSVSGIANAEREQFAEFVPYFYSRNMLVLRRGVPVSARDPEGFLKQAELRIAVVKSFKHGSFFDAWLEPLRAQPGRVIEAGDTEAVVRLFKVGRVDAFIAPATSWLLAARRHGIDREAELLDWARREPVVGGLILSRRTVAEADRKHLRQALQSLLADGTVEKILRHHVGPELAASMALPHGQLEENGPRNLGPRPL; encoded by the coding sequence ATGCGTCGCAAGCTCAAACCGCGAGTCGGGTGGATCAGCCTTTGCTGGGTTCTGCTGAGCTGGGCACCTTTGGCCCAGGCCTGCGGGCCATTCAGCCTGGCCTTTTACGAGTTCGGCCTGTTGTATTACCTGGACGAGCAAGGCCAGGAACGCGGCATCGACCTGGATGTGGTGAATGCTTTGCGTGAGCGCAGCGGCTGCCGCATCGACACGCGGCTGGATTCCCGGCCGCGCATCTGGAGCCAATTGGCGAACGGGCAGCTGGACCTCAGCGTTTCCGGCATCGCCAACGCCGAAAGGGAGCAGTTCGCGGAGTTCGTGCCCTACTTCTACAGTCGCAACATGCTGGTGCTGCGGCGCGGTGTGCCCGTATCTGCGCGGGACCCCGAGGGCTTTCTCAAACAAGCCGAACTGCGCATTGCCGTGGTGAAGAGCTTCAAACACGGCAGCTTCTTTGATGCCTGGTTGGAGCCCTTGCGCGCTCAGCCAGGTCGCGTCATCGAGGCCGGTGACACCGAAGCCGTGGTGCGGCTCTTCAAAGTCGGTCGGGTGGATGCGTTCATTGCACCGGCCACGAGCTGGCTGTTGGCGGCCCGTCGACACGGCATCGACCGCGAGGCCGAGCTGCTGGATTGGGCCCGCAGGGAACCGGTCGTGGGCGGCTTGATCCTGTCGCGCCGCACGGTGGCGGAGGCGGATCGCAAGCACTTGCGCCAAGCCCTGCAGAGCCTGCTGGCCGATGGCACGGTGGAAAAGATCCTGCGCCACCATGTCGGCCCTGAGCTCGCGGCGAGCATGGCCTTGCCGCACGGCCAACTGGAAGAAAACGGTCCGCGCAATTTAGGGCCCAGGCCGCTGTGA